A window of Mucilaginibacter paludis DSM 18603 contains these coding sequences:
- a CDS encoding HAD-IIA family hydrolase — MIQTQNFKDVVDQYKVIFFDAFGVIKNYRGLVPGMDKTFAYLDSQKKKYYIVTNDASRSPIQLADSFHKIGLPTIKYGHIISSGMLAKEYLDLKVHDGIVAYLGTSNSAHYIETSGLHTLPVSMIDDSNIDQVNALVLLDDEGFNWFHDLNKAVNLLRRRNIPTIVANTDLAYPLSVNDVSIAIGGLATMLENILGKKFIRFGKPDSQMFMFAYDLVREKMPIGKKDILMVGDTLHTDILGGNKFGLDTVLVFTGNTLAADAETRITATGIVPTYICDTAVVDE; from the coding sequence ATGATCCAAACACAAAATTTTAAAGACGTAGTTGACCAATATAAAGTTATATTTTTTGACGCCTTTGGCGTTATAAAAAATTACAGGGGCCTGGTACCCGGTATGGATAAAACCTTCGCTTACCTTGATTCACAAAAAAAGAAGTATTATATCGTTACCAACGATGCTTCGCGCAGCCCCATCCAACTGGCAGATTCGTTCCACAAAATAGGTTTGCCTACCATTAAATACGGGCATATCATCTCGTCGGGCATGCTGGCTAAAGAATACCTGGACCTTAAAGTGCACGATGGTATTGTAGCCTACCTGGGTACATCAAATTCTGCCCATTACATCGAAACATCGGGTTTGCATACCTTGCCTGTGAGTATGATTGACGACAGCAATATTGACCAGGTGAATGCCCTGGTATTGCTGGATGATGAGGGTTTTAACTGGTTTCATGATCTTAACAAAGCGGTGAACTTGTTACGCAGGCGTAATATCCCCACCATTGTGGCCAATACCGACCTGGCTTACCCGCTGTCTGTAAACGATGTATCCATTGCCATAGGCGGCCTGGCTACCATGCTCGAGAATATATTGGGTAAAAAGTTTATCCGTTTTGGCAAGCCCGATTCGCAGATGTTTATGTTTGCCTATGACCTGGTTCGCGAAAAAATGCCCATCGGTAAAAAAGATATCCTGATGGTGGGTGATACCCTGCATACCGATATTTTAGGGGGTAATAAATTCGGCTTGGATACCGTGCTTGTGTTTACCGGTAATACCCTTGCCGCCGATGCCGAAACACGTATTACAGCCACCGGCATTGTGCCTACTTATATTTGCGATACTGCAGTGGTTGATGAGTAG
- a CDS encoding polyprenyl synthetase family protein, giving the protein MQQIQQLQNSINQYISNKKYGTTPVELYEPIYYIMALGGKRLRPCLLLMACDMFGGDVQQALAPALAIEVFHNFTLMHDDIMDKAPLRRGKPTVHEKWNANVAILSGDVMMVEANKLIMQVDDRILRPVLDVFNDTAVGVCEGQQIDMNFETLTHVTIDEYINMIRLKTAVLVAGALKMGALVGGADDAEASLLYSFGEQLGIAFQLQDDILDVYGDPKKFGKQVGGDIISNKKTYLLIKAMELAKGETLTELNYWISATEFNGIEKVTAVKNIYNQLNIREHAEAEMNRYAEQAILNFEKINLPNERKVILKEFADMLLVRDY; this is encoded by the coding sequence ATGCAGCAGATCCAGCAACTCCAGAATTCAATAAATCAATACATCAGTAATAAAAAATACGGAACTACACCCGTAGAGCTTTACGAGCCCATCTATTATATTATGGCATTAGGCGGCAAGCGCTTAAGGCCCTGCCTTTTATTAATGGCATGTGATATGTTTGGCGGCGATGTGCAACAAGCGCTGGCCCCTGCCCTGGCCATTGAGGTTTTCCATAATTTTACGCTGATGCACGATGATATTATGGATAAGGCTCCCCTGCGCCGCGGCAAACCCACCGTACACGAAAAATGGAACGCCAATGTGGCTATCCTGTCGGGCGATGTGATGATGGTAGAAGCCAACAAATTAATTATGCAGGTTGACGACCGGATATTACGCCCCGTACTGGATGTTTTTAACGACACCGCGGTAGGCGTTTGTGAAGGCCAGCAGATTGACATGAATTTTGAGACCCTAACTCATGTAACCATCGATGAATACATCAACATGATCAGGCTTAAAACGGCTGTGCTGGTTGCCGGAGCTTTAAAAATGGGGGCTCTGGTGGGTGGCGCAGATGATGCCGAAGCATCATTGCTTTATTCGTTTGGTGAACAGTTGGGCATCGCCTTCCAACTACAGGATGACATTTTGGACGTGTACGGCGACCCGAAAAAATTCGGTAAGCAGGTTGGCGGCGATATCATCTCCAATAAAAAAACTTACCTGCTGATTAAAGCCATGGAACTGGCGAAAGGTGAAACTTTAACCGAGTTAAATTACTGGATATCGGCCACCGAATTTAACGGAATTGAAAAGGTAACCGCGGTAAAAAACATCTATAATCAGCTCAATATCCGCGAACATGCCGAGGCCGAAATGAACCGCTATGCCGAACAGGCCATACTTAATTTCGAGAAGATCAATTTACCCAACGAGCGGAAAGTAATTTTAAAGGAATTTGCCGACATGCTTTTGGTTAGAGATTATTGA
- the rnr gene encoding ribonuclease R → MSKKEQSHSIKQVLEQLVLNVFEQNGNQPLNHKQVSAKLNILEPESKTVILEILKEEAFKQVLKEVSPGKFQLYELKTFVEGKVDLTNDGSAFIITEDEFESDIFVAPRKLRNALHGDRVKVYVYAKSKGKRKEGEVIEIIKRAKMEFTGIVKLSERFAFFVPDDRKMLHDIFIPINDLNGAKNGEKALAEITDWPPEAKNPVGRIKNVLGKQGENDTEMNAILAEYGFPLSFPAEVEHDAEAISDIITPEEIAKRKDFRDVLTFTIDPFDAKDFDDALSFKYLDNGNYEIGIHIADVSHYIIPDSPLDKEAFERGTSVYLVDRVIPMLPERLSNGLCSLRPNEDKLCFSAVFELDQNAFVINEWFGKTIIHSNRRFTYEEVQEIIENGDGEYIKEITILNQLAYQLRDRKFKNGAISFETTEVKFKLDASGKPIGVYVKERKDAHKLIEDYMLLANRKVAEFVAKKAKGKNKYTFVYRSHDSPKQETLAGFAQFAARFGYKINTKSDKEIARSLNHLMEDVEGKKEQNVLTQLAIRSMAKAIYTTKKTSHYGLAFDYYTHFTSPIRRYPDVMVHRLLQHYLDGGKSVNAEQYEVLCVHSSQMEKKAADAERSSVKYKQAEYLKDQVGNIFSGIISGVTEWGMYVEIIDNKCEGMIRLRDISDDFYTLDEKNYAIIGQRKKKTYRLGDEVQIKVKSVDLTKKQIDFTLIQG, encoded by the coding sequence ATGTCTAAAAAAGAACAAAGTCATTCTATCAAACAGGTACTTGAACAACTGGTACTGAACGTGTTTGAGCAGAATGGAAACCAACCACTAAACCACAAGCAGGTATCTGCCAAATTAAATATTCTTGAGCCCGAATCAAAAACTGTTATTCTGGAAATATTAAAGGAAGAAGCCTTTAAACAAGTATTAAAAGAAGTATCCCCCGGCAAATTCCAGCTATATGAATTAAAAACCTTTGTTGAAGGTAAAGTTGATTTAACCAATGATGGCTCGGCTTTTATTATTACCGAGGATGAATTTGAGAGCGATATTTTTGTTGCTCCGCGTAAGTTAAGAAATGCACTGCACGGCGACCGTGTTAAGGTTTACGTATATGCCAAAAGTAAGGGCAAACGTAAAGAGGGCGAAGTGATAGAAATTATCAAGCGCGCTAAAATGGAGTTTACAGGTATTGTAAAACTATCTGAGCGTTTTGCTTTTTTTGTGCCCGATGACCGTAAAATGCTTCATGATATTTTTATCCCCATCAATGATTTAAACGGAGCTAAAAATGGAGAAAAGGCCTTAGCCGAAATTACCGACTGGCCGCCGGAAGCTAAAAACCCCGTTGGCCGCATTAAAAATGTATTGGGCAAACAAGGAGAGAATGATACCGAGATGAACGCCATACTGGCCGAATACGGTTTCCCGCTATCCTTCCCGGCCGAAGTTGAGCATGATGCCGAAGCGATATCTGATATTATTACGCCCGAAGAAATTGCCAAACGCAAGGATTTCAGGGATGTGCTTACCTTTACGATAGACCCATTTGATGCCAAGGATTTTGATGATGCCTTGTCGTTTAAATACCTCGATAACGGCAACTACGAAATTGGTATTCACATTGCTGATGTTTCGCATTACATCATCCCCGATTCGCCACTGGATAAGGAAGCTTTTGAGCGCGGCACCTCAGTTTATCTGGTTGACCGTGTAATACCGATGCTGCCGGAACGGCTATCCAACGGGCTATGCTCGCTTCGCCCTAATGAAGATAAGCTTTGTTTTTCGGCCGTGTTTGAGCTTGATCAAAACGCATTTGTAATTAACGAGTGGTTTGGCAAAACAATTATCCACTCCAACAGGCGCTTTACCTATGAAGAAGTGCAGGAGATTATTGAGAACGGGGATGGAGAGTATATCAAGGAGATCACGATACTTAATCAACTGGCTTACCAACTGCGCGACCGCAAGTTTAAAAACGGCGCCATCAGCTTTGAAACAACCGAAGTTAAATTTAAGCTGGATGCAAGCGGCAAGCCTATAGGCGTGTATGTAAAAGAGCGCAAAGATGCCCACAAGCTCATTGAGGATTATATGTTGCTGGCCAACCGCAAGGTTGCCGAATTTGTGGCCAAAAAAGCTAAAGGAAAAAACAAGTATACCTTTGTTTACCGCTCGCACGATTCGCCCAAGCAAGAAACACTGGCTGGCTTTGCCCAGTTTGCGGCCAGGTTTGGGTACAAAATCAATACCAAATCCGACAAGGAAATTGCCCGCTCCCTCAACCATTTAATGGAAGATGTAGAAGGTAAAAAAGAGCAGAACGTGCTTACTCAGTTAGCCATACGCTCAATGGCGAAGGCCATTTATACTACAAAAAAAACCAGCCACTACGGCCTGGCATTTGATTATTATACGCACTTTACCTCCCCTATCAGGCGGTATCCCGACGTGATGGTGCACCGCTTGCTGCAACATTATTTGGATGGAGGCAAATCGGTTAATGCCGAGCAGTACGAAGTGCTTTGCGTACACAGCTCGCAAATGGAGAAAAAGGCAGCCGATGCGGAGCGCTCATCTGTTAAATACAAACAGGCCGAGTATCTTAAAGACCAGGTTGGCAATATCTTTAGCGGGATTATTTCGGGAGTTACCGAGTGGGGCATGTATGTGGAGATTATCGATAACAAATGCGAGGGCATGATACGCCTGCGCGATATATCAGATGATTTTTATACACTTGACGAGAAGAACTATGCCATCATCGGTCAGCGTAAAAAGAAAACTTACCGTTTGGGCGATGAAGTACAAATCAAAGTAAAAAGTGTTGATCTCACTAAGAAACAAATAGATTTTACGTTAATACAAGGTTAA
- a CDS encoding chitinase translates to MKYLISSAKFTVLLLAACTLLSFKCGSNAPAEKVVTAGPPVPSYFTEKDFNAFFPMRDKFYTYKAFMQAIAELGQIRVKVEKHDVSIYKLTRTDAKTGKSTVIRQDEDWNEPWAQKKPYSTYDVVYATFCAEKDILTNKKELAAFFAHIAHETRHGENGKYNDGLMYTHELNTTLPYIAENDDYPPVAGKKYYGRGPVQLSYNGNYGYASHCIFGDKKVLLNNPDLITTDAVVAFKTAIYFWMTPQALKPSAHDVMIGKWKPSAADLAKGRKPGFGMTINIINGEVECNKGEAVYSMNDRIGYYQYFLKRMAVKDDNCACSCGKMQPYL, encoded by the coding sequence ATGAAATACCTGATATCCTCTGCCAAATTCACTGTCTTACTATTAGCCGCGTGCACCTTACTGAGTTTTAAATGTGGCTCAAATGCGCCAGCCGAAAAAGTTGTTACCGCCGGTCCGCCGGTACCATCGTATTTTACAGAAAAAGATTTTAACGCCTTCTTCCCCATGCGCGATAAATTTTATACCTACAAGGCTTTTATGCAGGCTATTGCCGAGTTAGGCCAGATTAGGGTGAAGGTTGAAAAGCATGACGTATCGATCTATAAATTAACCAGAACGGATGCCAAAACAGGAAAATCAACCGTGATAAGGCAAGATGAAGACTGGAACGAACCCTGGGCACAAAAAAAACCGTACAGCACTTATGATGTGGTATATGCCACCTTTTGTGCCGAAAAGGATATATTGACCAACAAAAAAGAGTTAGCAGCCTTTTTTGCCCACATAGCGCACGAAACCCGCCACGGCGAAAACGGAAAATATAACGATGGCTTAATGTATACCCACGAGCTGAACACTACGCTACCCTATATTGCCGAGAATGATGACTACCCACCCGTGGCAGGCAAAAAATATTATGGCCGCGGGCCTGTGCAGTTAAGCTATAACGGCAACTACGGTTATGCATCGCACTGTATTTTTGGCGATAAAAAAGTACTACTTAACAACCCCGACCTGATTACTACCGATGCAGTGGTGGCCTTTAAAACTGCCATTTATTTTTGGATGACGCCCCAAGCCCTTAAACCAAGTGCGCATGATGTGATGATAGGCAAATGGAAGCCCAGTGCCGCGGACTTGGCCAAAGGAAGAAAACCCGGCTTTGGGATGACCATTAACATAATTAATGGCGAAGTGGAATGTAATAAAGGTGAAGCTGTTTACAGCATGAACGACAGGATTGGCTATTACCAATATTTTTTAAAACGAATGGCTGTTAAGGACGATAATTGCGCTTGCTCGTGCGGCAAGATGCAGCCCTACCTATAA
- a CDS encoding cob(I)yrinic acid a,c-diamide adenosyltransferase gives MKIYTKTGDKGLTSLIGGTRVPKHHLRIESYGTVDELNSYIGLIRYQDIAEAHRVILKEVQDRLFTIGASLASDPDKSKMKIPDLHDEDIELLEKEIDRMDNELPALRHFILPGGSNAVSFCHIARCVCRRAERLSVQLGENSFVEEKVVIYLNRLSDYLFTLSRKVGNEQQIAESVWIPRV, from the coding sequence ATGAAGATCTATACCAAAACCGGCGACAAGGGCCTTACATCGTTAATTGGTGGTACCCGGGTACCCAAGCACCACTTAAGGATTGAGAGTTACGGAACTGTGGATGAGTTAAACTCATATATCGGTTTAATACGCTATCAGGACATTGCAGAGGCTCACCGGGTAATTTTAAAAGAAGTGCAGGATCGTTTGTTTACCATCGGTGCCAGCCTGGCGTCAGATCCGGACAAGTCGAAAATGAAAATACCCGACCTCCACGATGAGGATATTGAATTGCTCGAAAAGGAGATTGACCGCATGGACAATGAATTACCCGCGCTGCGTCATTTTATTTTGCCGGGAGGTAGTAATGCGGTATCTTTTTGCCATATTGCGAGGTGTGTATGCCGCAGGGCCGAACGCTTATCCGTTCAACTCGGCGAGAATAGTTTTGTTGAAGAGAAGGTGGTGATCTATTTAAACAGGTTGAGCGATTACTTATTTACGCTGTCGCGGAAGGTAGGGAATGAGCAACAAATTGCCGAAAGCGTATGGATACCCCGGGTTTAA
- a CDS encoding DUF2795 domain-containing protein, whose amino-acid sequence MYWTLELASHLEDAPWPATKDELIDYAIRSGAPVEVIENLQALEDDGEPYENIEEIWPDYPTKDDFFFNEDEY is encoded by the coding sequence ATGTATTGGACACTTGAATTAGCCTCGCATTTAGAAGATGCACCATGGCCCGCAACTAAAGATGAGTTAATTGATTATGCTATACGGTCGGGCGCGCCCGTGGAGGTTATTGAAAACCTGCAGGCATTGGAAGATGACGGCGAGCCGTATGAAAATATAGAGGAAATATGGCCTGATTACCCTACAAAAGATGATTTCTTTTTTAATGAGGATGAATATTGA
- a CDS encoding lmo0937 family membrane protein has product MRSLLYIIAVILIIGWALGAFVYSAGSLIHILLVIAIIALLLGVIRRA; this is encoded by the coding sequence ATGAGAAGTCTATTGTATATTATAGCTGTCATCCTGATTATAGGATGGGCACTTGGAGCATTTGTTTATTCGGCAGGTAGCCTTATTCACATTTTATTGGTTATAGCCATTATCGCACTTCTGCTGGGTGTAATACGCAGAGCCTGA